One window of the Daphnia pulex isolate KAP4 chromosome 8, ASM2113471v1 genome contains the following:
- the LOC124199898 gene encoding protein O-linked-mannose beta-1,2-N-acetylglucosaminyltransferase 1-like isoform X2, which produces MANRDQESLDYYYHSWSKRWSMTRSASSLRGVTSATANTSTNAAAASTHQRGCRCNWLRLRQRILAKLCRTTIVIVLMLTVLVNLIFILEFGYKSKQSSSGPHLSTDESTGRANITDDSQSYQQYLTLEIVSSQLRAAVSVDGATMIDDNEVGKGRGIHVLVLNQRTGSVMARQIFDTYSPHEDEAMSLFINLVSKGRIIVMTIKDEGSFHLKQPTRDLLQRYGSKNSQILGWRDTWIFVFQKEGINSLLAQRGGGRCCEHLESECQWPDTEENQRRREFCSRVEGYGSVCDCHQPTPINFQPSPIANNQIGNVPVAIIASNRPHYLYRMLRSLLRAGGANKEMMTVFIDGYFEEPMQVVRLFGLKGVQHKPLGTKNARISQHYKASLSALFKQHPDARHAILVEEDLDVSPDFFHYFSQLAHLLDEDPTLYCVSAWNDHGYQHSAVNATLLYRVDTMPGLGWMLTKKLFKEELEMSWPTQDKMWDWDMWMRKPSVRRDRECVIPDVPRTYHFGASGLNMNSFFQDTYFRKRALNNQPDVQLRGIENMKAANYERVVHTAVRNATVLDHNISPCEESFIPNVSGETFVLYMKMEHARDTVTWLQIAKCFKIWDLDARGSHKGLWRFFLKNNSIIVVGFPFSPYSKFKPAPVIPIELRPASTTPRSN; this is translated from the exons ATGGCGAACCGTGACCAGGAGTCactggattattattatcattcgTGGTCGAAACGGTGGTCGATGACGAGATCGGCCAGCAGCCTCAGAGGAGTGACATCGGCCACCGCCAACACCTCGACCaatgcggcggcggcgtctaCGCATCAGCGCGGATGTCGATGCAACTGGCTCCGACTACGCCAAAGGATCTTGGCTAAGTTATGCCGG ACGACAATTGTGATTGTGCTCATGCTGACGGTTCTAGTCAACCTCATCTTTATTCTGGAATTTGGCTACAAGTCGAAACAAAGTAGTAGCGGCCCCCATCTTTCTACTG ATGAGTCGACCGGTCGAGCCAATATCACGGATGATAGCCAATCATACCAGCAATATCTAACGCTGGAAATTGTTTCCAGTCAATTGAGAGCGGCCGTGAGCGTTGATGGAGCCACG ATGATTGACGATAACGAAGTGGGTAAAGGACGAGGTATTCACGTGCTGGTCTTAAATCAGAGGACCGGCTCGGTAATGGCCCGACAAATTTTCGACACCTACTCGCCGCACGAAGACGAAGCCATGAGCCTCTTCATCAATTTGGTCTCCAAAGGCAGAATCATCGTCATGACTATCAAA gatgaaggTTCGTTCCATCTGAAGCAGCCGACGCGGGACCTCCTGCAGCGCTACGGATCGAAGAATTCACAGATATTGGGCTGGCGAGATACGTGGATCTTCGTCTTCCAAAAGGAAGGCATCAACTCCTTGCTGGCGCAGAGAGGCGGCGGCAGATGTTGCGAACATTTGG AGTCGGAGTGCCAATGGCCTGACACGGAAGAAAATCAACGCCGACGGGAATTCTGCAGTCGTGTCGAAGGCTACGGAAGCGTCTGTGATTGTCACCAACCTACTCCCATCAATTTCCAACCGTCTCCG attgcaaataatcaaattggtAATGTTCCCGTGGCAATCATAGCCAGCAATCGCCCGCATTATTTGTACAG AATGTTGAGGTCTTTATTGAGAGCTGGTGGTGCCAATAAGGAGATGATGACCGTGTTCATCGACGGCTATTTCGAAGAGCCCATGCAAGTGGTGCGCCTTTTCGGTTTGAAGGGAGTCCAGCACAAGCCGCTGGGCACCAAGAACGCCCGCATTTCCCAACATTACAAAGCCTCTCTATCGGCTCTCTTCAAGCAGCATCCGGACGCCCGTCACGCCATCTTAGTTGAAGAGGATCTGGACGTCTCCCCCGATTTCTTCCA TTATTTCAGTCAACTGGCGCATTTGTTGGATGAGGACCCGACACTTTACTGCGTGTCGGCCTGGAACGACCACGGCTACCAGCACAGCGCAGTGAACGCGACGCTGCTCTACCGAGTCGATACAATGCCCGGACTCGGATGGATGCTGACCAAGAAACTGTTCAAAGAAGAGCTGGAAATGTCGTGGCCGACCCAGGATAAA ATGTGGGACTGGGATATGTGGATGAGGAAGCCGAGCGTGCGCCGAGATCGGGAATGCGTCATTCCCGACGTTCCACGCACCTACCACTTTGGCGCCAGCGGCCTCAATATGAATTCCTTCTTCCAGGATACTTATTTCCGTAAGCGGGCTCTCAATAACCAGCCGGACGTTCAACTCCGCGGCATCGAAAA CATGAAGGCCGCCAATTATGAACGAGTCGTCCACACAGCGGTGCGCAATGCAACAGTGCTAGACCACAACATTTCGCCGTGTGAAGAATCTTTCATTCCCAACGTCTCG ggaGAGACTTTTGTGTTGTACATGAAAATGGAGCACGCTCGCGACACAGTCACCTGGCTTCAGATCGCCAAG tgCTTCAAAATTTGGGATTTGGACGCAAGGGGATCGCACAAAGGCCTCTGGCGATTCTTTTTGAAGAACAATTCAATCATAGTGGTCggttttccgttttctccgTATTC GAAATTCAAACCGGCTCCGGTGATCCCAATAGAATTACGTCCGGCATCGACAACTCCGAGGAGTAATTAA
- the LOC124199898 gene encoding protein O-linked-mannose beta-1,2-N-acetylglucosaminyltransferase 1-like isoform X1, whose amino-acid sequence MANRDQESLDYYYHSWSKRWSMTRSASSLRGVTSATANTSTNAAAASTHQRGCRCNWLRLRQRILAKLCRTTIVIVLMLTVLVNLIFILEFGYKSKQSSSGPHLSTDESTGRANITDDSQSYQQYLTLEIVSSQLRAAVSVDGATMIDDNEVGKGRGIHVLVLNQRTGSVMARQIFDTYSPHEDEAMSLFINLVSKGRIIVMTIKDEGSFHLKQPTRDLLQRYGSKNSQILGWRDTWIFVFQKEGINSLLAQRGGGRCCEHLGKSSNFLSWGENLSVTCKVRLSTDQHESECQWPDTEENQRRREFCSRVEGYGSVCDCHQPTPINFQPSPIANNQIGNVPVAIIASNRPHYLYRMLRSLLRAGGANKEMMTVFIDGYFEEPMQVVRLFGLKGVQHKPLGTKNARISQHYKASLSALFKQHPDARHAILVEEDLDVSPDFFHYFSQLAHLLDEDPTLYCVSAWNDHGYQHSAVNATLLYRVDTMPGLGWMLTKKLFKEELEMSWPTQDKMWDWDMWMRKPSVRRDRECVIPDVPRTYHFGASGLNMNSFFQDTYFRKRALNNQPDVQLRGIENMKAANYERVVHTAVRNATVLDHNISPCEESFIPNVSGETFVLYMKMEHARDTVTWLQIAKCFKIWDLDARGSHKGLWRFFLKNNSIIVVGFPFSPYSKFKPAPVIPIELRPASTTPRSN is encoded by the exons ATGGCGAACCGTGACCAGGAGTCactggattattattatcattcgTGGTCGAAACGGTGGTCGATGACGAGATCGGCCAGCAGCCTCAGAGGAGTGACATCGGCCACCGCCAACACCTCGACCaatgcggcggcggcgtctaCGCATCAGCGCGGATGTCGATGCAACTGGCTCCGACTACGCCAAAGGATCTTGGCTAAGTTATGCCGG ACGACAATTGTGATTGTGCTCATGCTGACGGTTCTAGTCAACCTCATCTTTATTCTGGAATTTGGCTACAAGTCGAAACAAAGTAGTAGCGGCCCCCATCTTTCTACTG ATGAGTCGACCGGTCGAGCCAATATCACGGATGATAGCCAATCATACCAGCAATATCTAACGCTGGAAATTGTTTCCAGTCAATTGAGAGCGGCCGTGAGCGTTGATGGAGCCACG ATGATTGACGATAACGAAGTGGGTAAAGGACGAGGTATTCACGTGCTGGTCTTAAATCAGAGGACCGGCTCGGTAATGGCCCGACAAATTTTCGACACCTACTCGCCGCACGAAGACGAAGCCATGAGCCTCTTCATCAATTTGGTCTCCAAAGGCAGAATCATCGTCATGACTATCAAA gatgaaggTTCGTTCCATCTGAAGCAGCCGACGCGGGACCTCCTGCAGCGCTACGGATCGAAGAATTCACAGATATTGGGCTGGCGAGATACGTGGATCTTCGTCTTCCAAAAGGAAGGCATCAACTCCTTGCTGGCGCAGAGAGGCGGCGGCAGATGTTGCGAACATTTGGGTAAAAGCTCCAATTTCCTGTCGTGGGGAGAGAATCTCTCCGTGACTTGCAAAGTCCGTCTATCCACCGACCAACACG AGTCGGAGTGCCAATGGCCTGACACGGAAGAAAATCAACGCCGACGGGAATTCTGCAGTCGTGTCGAAGGCTACGGAAGCGTCTGTGATTGTCACCAACCTACTCCCATCAATTTCCAACCGTCTCCG attgcaaataatcaaattggtAATGTTCCCGTGGCAATCATAGCCAGCAATCGCCCGCATTATTTGTACAG AATGTTGAGGTCTTTATTGAGAGCTGGTGGTGCCAATAAGGAGATGATGACCGTGTTCATCGACGGCTATTTCGAAGAGCCCATGCAAGTGGTGCGCCTTTTCGGTTTGAAGGGAGTCCAGCACAAGCCGCTGGGCACCAAGAACGCCCGCATTTCCCAACATTACAAAGCCTCTCTATCGGCTCTCTTCAAGCAGCATCCGGACGCCCGTCACGCCATCTTAGTTGAAGAGGATCTGGACGTCTCCCCCGATTTCTTCCA TTATTTCAGTCAACTGGCGCATTTGTTGGATGAGGACCCGACACTTTACTGCGTGTCGGCCTGGAACGACCACGGCTACCAGCACAGCGCAGTGAACGCGACGCTGCTCTACCGAGTCGATACAATGCCCGGACTCGGATGGATGCTGACCAAGAAACTGTTCAAAGAAGAGCTGGAAATGTCGTGGCCGACCCAGGATAAA ATGTGGGACTGGGATATGTGGATGAGGAAGCCGAGCGTGCGCCGAGATCGGGAATGCGTCATTCCCGACGTTCCACGCACCTACCACTTTGGCGCCAGCGGCCTCAATATGAATTCCTTCTTCCAGGATACTTATTTCCGTAAGCGGGCTCTCAATAACCAGCCGGACGTTCAACTCCGCGGCATCGAAAA CATGAAGGCCGCCAATTATGAACGAGTCGTCCACACAGCGGTGCGCAATGCAACAGTGCTAGACCACAACATTTCGCCGTGTGAAGAATCTTTCATTCCCAACGTCTCG ggaGAGACTTTTGTGTTGTACATGAAAATGGAGCACGCTCGCGACACAGTCACCTGGCTTCAGATCGCCAAG tgCTTCAAAATTTGGGATTTGGACGCAAGGGGATCGCACAAAGGCCTCTGGCGATTCTTTTTGAAGAACAATTCAATCATAGTGGTCggttttccgttttctccgTATTC GAAATTCAAACCGGCTCCGGTGATCCCAATAGAATTACGTCCGGCATCGACAACTCCGAGGAGTAATTAA
- the LOC124199903 gene encoding cationic amino acid transporter 2-like, whose translation MSFSRNVISGVLTRLFRRKSMARESLELNTSQLARVLTVWDLTALGVGSTLGIGIYVLAGTVAKTQAGPAVILSFFIAAVASLLAGLCFAEFGARVPSCGSAYVYCYVTLGEGLAFLMGWNLILEFVLSTSSVARGYSGYVDQLLGNPMRNYFREHLSMGVEFLASYPDLFAFGLVLTLTAILTLGVKESTRFNNIFTMCNLCIVSYVIICGCFKVDFHNWQIRPEEIEDPTIREKAGSGGFLPFGFKGIIAGAATCFFGFQGFDTIATASEEAQNPRRTIPLAICMCLGVVFVAYSAMAAVLTLIWPYYLQDIDTPIPYAFEQLGWPVARWVVSIGTLFGLSTSLVGALFPLPRIVYAMAEDGLLFKVLARINFKTLTPTIATVVSGTAAALFACLFNLQDLVDLMALATLFAFALVAACIIVLRYQPEENITTASESGEVTGLLAGVAQNQIRYVSDSSVESQTVLRQIFVQRGRLPTGFSGKVASWLTVVYVLVAIALSLSLSYTADNLVQKETWALTLVGCLTTILLISLVAIHRLPQSPNQLAFKVPLVPLLPALSILINAYLMVNMRMVTWVQYSIYMAIGLSVYIVYGWRNSKEETRMQGKYDVNYDVK comes from the exons ATGAGTTTCTCGCGTAACGTGATTTCGGGTGTCCTGACTCGCCTCTTCAGACGAAAGTCAATGGCTCGTGAATCTCTCGAGCTCAACACCAGCCAATTGGCCAGAGTTCTCACGGTGTGGGATCTGACGGCCCTGGGGGTCGGCAGTACACTAG GTATTGGAATTTACGTTCTAGCTGGAACAGTGGCTAAAACACAGGCCGGTCCTGCTGTCATTCTCTCGTTCTTTATCGCAGCCGTGGCTTCGCTATTAGCCG GTTTGTGTTTCGCAGAGTTCGGAGCTCGTGTTCCCAGCTGCGGATCGGCTTACGTCTATTGTTACGTCACGCTGGGCGAAGGGCTGGCCTTCTTAATGGGCTGGAATCTCATCTTGGAATTTGTGCTGA GTACGAGCAGTGTGGCTCGAGGCTACAGTGGATACGTTGATCAACTGTTGGGCAACCCCATGCGAAACTATTTCCGAGAACATCTCAGCATGGGCGTCGAGTTCTTGGCGTCCTATCCGGATCTCTTTGCTTTCGGTCTCGTCCTCACTCTGACAG CCATTTTGACTTTGGGAGTCAAAGAGTCCACTCgtttcaacaacattttcacaatGTGCAATTTGTGTATTGTCTCGTACGTCATCATCTGCGGATGCTTCAAAG TTGATTTCCACAATTGGCAAATCAGACCGGAAGAGATCGAAGATCCCACCATTCGAGAGAAGGCAGGATCCGGTGGCTTCTTGCCCTTTGGATTTAAAGGCATCATTGCCGGAGCTGCCACTTGTTTCTTTGGTTTCCAGGGATTCGATACCATTGCCACTGCTA GCGAGGAAGCCCAGAATCCAAGGAGAACCATTCCGTTGGCCATCTGCATGTGCTTGGGTGTTGTTTTCGTCGCCTATTCGGCCATGGCTGCCGTCTTGACGCTCATCTGGCCTTATTACCTTCAA GATATTGACACTCCGATCCCTTATGCTTTTGAACAACTGGGCTGGCCCGTTGCCCGTTGGGTAGTTAGCATTGGAACGCTTTTCGGTCTATCTACCAG tttgGTGGGCGCTTTGTTCCCGTTGCCCCGTATCGTTTAC GCCATGGCAGAGGATGGACTTTTGTTTAAAGTGCTCGCACGAATCAACTTTAAAACTCTGACCCCTACAATCGCCACCGTTGTTTCTGGAACAGCGGCAG CTTTGTTTGCCTGCCTATTTAACTTGCAAGATCTGGTGGATCTGATGGCGCTGGCCACTCTGTTCGCCTTCGCTTTAGTCGCCGCGTGCATCATCGTTTTACGCTATCAGCCGGAAGAGAACATAACTACAGCGTCGGAGAGTGGCGAAGTGACCGGACTCTTGGCCGGCGTTGCCCAGAACCAAATTCGTTACGTGTCCGATTCCTCAGTTGAAAGCCAGACAGTGTTGAGACAGATTTTCGTTCAACGTGGACGTCTACCAACCGGATTCAGCGGCAAAGTTGCTTCCTGGCTCACTGTTGTTTACG TACTGGTTGCAATCGCACTTAGCCTCAGTCTCTCTTACACGGCGGATAACCTCGTGCAAAAGGAAACGTGGGCTCTAACTTTAGTTGGATGTCTGACAACTATTTTACTGATATCACTGGTGGCCATCCATCGACTGCCGCAATCACCCAACCAGCTTGCATTCAAA GTCCCTCTAGTTCCATTGCTGCCAGCTTTGAGTATCTTGATCAATGCGTATTTAATGGTGAATATGAGGATGGTTACCTGGGTTCAATACTCCATTTACATGGCCATAG GTTTATCTGTTTACATTGTTTACGGCTGGCGAAACAGCAAGGAAGAGACACGTATGCAGGGAAAATACGACGTCAATTATGACGTAAAATAA